A genomic region of Burkholderia humptydooensis contains the following coding sequences:
- a CDS encoding voltage-gated chloride channel family protein, whose product MKRLHTLEPVAALAHLCRWLALSAAVGALAGSASALFLWALDLATGTRVAHPWLLWLLPAAGFATGWVYQRVGRSVERGNNLLIDEIHDPQTIVPKRMAPLVLVATVVTHLFGGSAGREGTAVQMGGALADRVTQLVGLDRDDRRIMLMSGIAAGFSSVFGTPLAGAVFGLEVLAIGRLRYDALFACVAASIVADAVCRQWGIHHTVYVVPFVPALSAAGVASAVAAGVAFGVVGRLFAAATHALGALAKRRIAYPPLRPVAGGALVALAATLLHAPQYLGLGIPTIEAAFRGPLPVYDFAGKFAFTVVTLASGFKGGEVTPLFYIGATLGNALSHLLALPVPVLAGLGFVAVFAGAANTPIASTIMAIELFGAPIGAYAALACVVAYLFSGHAGIYRAQRIGHAKLPGPRGEASLANAVAGESAPR is encoded by the coding sequence ATGAAACGTCTGCACACCCTCGAGCCCGTCGCGGCGCTCGCGCATCTGTGCCGCTGGCTCGCGCTGTCGGCCGCCGTCGGCGCGCTCGCCGGATCGGCGTCCGCGCTCTTCCTTTGGGCGCTCGATCTCGCCACCGGCACGCGCGTCGCGCATCCGTGGCTGCTGTGGCTGCTGCCCGCGGCGGGCTTCGCGACCGGCTGGGTCTATCAGCGCGTCGGCCGGTCCGTCGAGCGCGGCAACAACCTGCTGATCGACGAGATCCACGATCCGCAGACGATCGTGCCGAAGCGGATGGCGCCGCTCGTGCTCGTCGCGACCGTCGTCACGCATCTGTTCGGCGGCTCCGCCGGGCGCGAAGGCACCGCGGTGCAGATGGGCGGCGCGCTCGCCGATCGCGTCACGCAGCTCGTCGGGCTCGATCGCGACGATCGCCGGATCATGCTGATGAGCGGGATCGCCGCGGGCTTCTCCTCGGTGTTCGGCACGCCGCTCGCGGGCGCGGTGTTCGGCCTCGAAGTGCTCGCGATCGGCCGGCTGCGTTACGACGCGCTCTTCGCGTGCGTCGCGGCGTCGATCGTCGCGGATGCGGTGTGCCGGCAATGGGGCATCCATCACACCGTCTACGTCGTGCCGTTCGTGCCCGCGCTGAGCGCGGCGGGCGTTGCGTCGGCGGTGGCGGCGGGCGTCGCGTTCGGCGTCGTCGGCCGGCTGTTCGCCGCCGCGACGCACGCGCTCGGCGCGCTCGCGAAGCGCCGGATCGCGTATCCGCCGCTGCGGCCCGTCGCGGGCGGCGCGCTCGTCGCGCTCGCGGCGACGCTGCTGCATGCGCCGCAGTATCTCGGCCTCGGCATCCCGACGATCGAGGCCGCGTTTCGCGGGCCGCTGCCCGTCTACGATTTCGCGGGCAAGTTCGCGTTCACGGTCGTCACGCTCGCGTCGGGCTTCAAGGGCGGCGAAGTGACGCCGCTCTTCTACATCGGCGCGACGCTCGGCAACGCGCTGTCGCATCTGCTCGCGCTGCCGGTTCCGGTGCTCGCCGGGCTCGGCTTCGTCGCGGTGTTCGCCGGCGCGGCGAATACGCCGATCGCATCGACGATCATGGCGATCGAGTTGTTCGGCGCGCCGATCGGCGCGTATGCGGCGCTGGCTTGCGTTGTCGCGTATCTGTTCTCCGGGCACGCGGGCATCTATCGCGCGCAACGGATCGGTCACGCGAAGCTGCCGGGGCCGCGCGGCGAGGCGAGCCTCGCGAACGCGGTGGCGGGGGAATCGGCGCCGAGGTGA
- a CDS encoding CheR family methyltransferase: MNVFDPRFHAWLSRETGIDPASLGNDFVARALGERIAATQPGAGDGAAAQAGHPQQPITDEALDAYWRRLNASTDERRALIELFVVPETWFFRECEAFGALARLGAQRLFAQPARVLRILSAPCSTGEEPYSAAMALLDAGIDAARFEIDALDISARAIAHAERARYGRNSFRGHALGFRDRHFKAAADGWVLDERVRACVRFRQANLLDLPGCAGEPYDFVFCRNVLIYFDRGAQDRVVRIVEERLDERGILFVGPAETGVVMRQGLASAQIPLAFAFRKPAADASTRPGASGVGAQGAGGARRGAAATGSAGIAGSAGAAGGDRTPTLGGTLRAIAQEWLFDAGWPTPEPIARAIDGGPPAFESFAARPAFDTLPDASADAGRLASAAATRNAGAAPRATDASHAGALAEAPLDAARRLADAGALDAAQQAVHASIEQSGPSAGAFYLLGLIADARGRGDEATDCYRKTLYLDPSHYEALTHLATLLDIAGDRDSAQWLMQRARRAAQYESAASVTDTDDGEPRGTHGTRRR, translated from the coding sequence ATGAACGTCTTCGATCCGCGTTTTCATGCGTGGCTCTCGCGCGAGACCGGCATCGATCCCGCGTCGCTCGGCAACGATTTCGTCGCGCGCGCGCTCGGCGAGCGGATCGCCGCGACGCAGCCCGGCGCGGGCGACGGCGCGGCCGCGCAGGCGGGCCACCCGCAGCAGCCGATCACCGACGAGGCGCTCGACGCGTACTGGCGGCGCCTGAACGCATCGACCGACGAGCGGCGCGCGCTGATCGAGTTGTTCGTCGTGCCTGAGACCTGGTTCTTCCGCGAGTGCGAGGCGTTCGGCGCGCTCGCGCGGCTCGGCGCGCAGCGTCTCTTCGCGCAGCCCGCGCGCGTGCTGCGAATCCTGAGCGCGCCGTGCTCGACGGGCGAGGAGCCGTATTCGGCGGCGATGGCGCTGCTCGACGCGGGCATCGATGCGGCGCGCTTCGAGATCGACGCGCTCGACATCAGCGCGCGCGCGATCGCGCACGCGGAGCGCGCGCGCTACGGCCGCAACTCGTTTCGCGGCCACGCGCTCGGCTTTCGCGACCGGCATTTCAAGGCGGCGGCCGACGGCTGGGTGCTCGACGAGCGGGTGCGCGCGTGCGTGCGGTTCCGGCAGGCGAATCTGCTCGATCTGCCCGGCTGCGCGGGCGAGCCGTACGACTTCGTGTTCTGCCGCAACGTGCTGATCTATTTCGATCGGGGCGCGCAGGATCGCGTCGTGCGGATCGTCGAAGAGCGGCTCGACGAGCGCGGCATCCTGTTCGTCGGGCCGGCCGAGACGGGCGTCGTGATGCGGCAGGGGCTTGCGTCCGCGCAGATTCCGCTCGCGTTCGCGTTTCGCAAGCCGGCTGCCGATGCGTCGACGCGGCCCGGCGCGAGCGGCGTCGGCGCGCAAGGGGCGGGCGGCGCGCGGCGCGGCGCGGCGGCGACGGGAAGTGCAGGCATCGCGGGAAGTGCAGGCGCTGCGGGCGGCGATCGCACGCCGACGCTCGGCGGCACGCTGCGCGCGATCGCGCAGGAATGGCTCTTCGATGCCGGCTGGCCGACGCCCGAGCCGATCGCGCGCGCGATCGACGGTGGGCCGCCCGCGTTCGAATCGTTCGCCGCGCGTCCGGCATTCGATACGCTGCCCGACGCGTCGGCCGATGCCGGCCGGCTCGCATCGGCGGCGGCCACGCGCAATGCCGGCGCGGCGCCGCGCGCGACCGACGCTTCGCATGCGGGCGCGCTCGCCGAAGCGCCGCTCGACGCCGCCCGCCGCCTCGCCGACGCCGGCGCGCTCGACGCCGCGCAGCAGGCGGTGCACGCGTCGATCGAGCAGTCCGGCCCGAGCGCCGGAGCGTTCTACCTGCTCGGCCTGATCGCCGACGCGCGAGGCCGCGGCGACGAAGCGACGGACTGCTATCGGAAGACGCTGTACCTCGATCCGTCGCATTACGAAGCGCTGACTCATCTGGCGACGCTGCTCGACATCGCGGGCGATCGGGACAGCGCACAATGGCTGATGCAACGGGCACGACGCGCGGCCCAGTACGAATCGGCCGCGTCCGTGACCGACACGGACGACGGCGAACCGAGAGGAACCCATGGAACGCGACGTCGTTGA
- a CDS encoding methyl-accepting chemotaxis protein yields MPTVTPRASNETLRKPAAGSRLTLGNRILFSFGVLFVLMLFMAALSYQRLRAINDEAVSIERDSLPGVYLASSLRAAANESYITLQRAVFVDADADATRRDLAKVPGLLEEFDKLSSAYQASTFRGDDQERFNTFRAAYDRYLPLLNDTVQKAHGAKPDALAAYAKMTPAWEEVIRHANILVQENRRFADQSATLIRESVHGTEITLAVALGVVLVTALALGYLLHRAVTVPMARLIDVHDVMRTGNLTQRLNLGRSDEFGTLESGFNRMADELTALVAQAQQSSLQVTTSVAEIAATSREQQATANETAATTTEIGATSREIFATSRDLLRTMNEVSGVAEQSATLAGVGQSGLTRMGETMRSVMDAAGSVNAKLAILNEKAININQVVATITKVADQTNLLSLNAAIEAEKAGEYGRGFAVVATEIRRLADQTAVATYDIEQTVKEIQSAVSAGVMGMDKFSEEVRRGMRDVQQVGGQLSQIIAEVQTLAPRFQMVNEGMQTQASGAEQITQALAQLSEAAQQTAESLRQSSQAIDDLTLVANQLRTGVSRFKVDA; encoded by the coding sequence ATGCCCACTGTGACGCCTCGCGCCAGCAACGAGACACTCCGCAAACCCGCCGCCGGCAGCCGGCTCACGTTGGGCAACCGGATCCTGTTCAGCTTCGGCGTGCTGTTCGTGCTGATGCTGTTCATGGCGGCGCTGTCCTACCAGCGCCTGCGCGCGATCAACGACGAGGCGGTCAGCATCGAGCGCGATTCGCTGCCGGGCGTCTATCTCGCGTCGTCGCTGCGCGCGGCGGCGAACGAGTCGTACATCACGCTGCAGCGCGCGGTGTTCGTCGACGCCGATGCCGACGCGACCCGGCGCGATCTCGCGAAGGTGCCGGGCTTGCTCGAAGAGTTCGACAAGCTGTCGTCCGCGTATCAGGCGTCGACGTTTCGCGGCGACGACCAGGAGCGCTTCAACACGTTCCGCGCGGCGTATGACCGCTACCTGCCGCTGTTGAACGACACCGTGCAGAAAGCGCATGGCGCGAAGCCCGACGCGCTCGCCGCGTACGCGAAGATGACGCCCGCGTGGGAAGAGGTGATTCGTCATGCGAACATTCTCGTGCAGGAGAACCGGCGCTTCGCCGATCAGTCGGCGACGCTGATCCGCGAATCGGTGCACGGCACCGAGATCACGCTCGCGGTGGCGCTCGGCGTCGTGCTCGTGACCGCGCTTGCGCTCGGCTATCTGCTGCATCGCGCGGTGACGGTGCCGATGGCACGGCTCATCGACGTGCACGACGTGATGCGCACCGGCAACCTGACGCAGCGCCTGAACCTCGGCCGCAGCGACGAATTCGGCACGCTCGAGAGCGGCTTCAACCGGATGGCCGACGAGCTGACCGCGCTCGTCGCGCAGGCGCAGCAGTCGTCGCTGCAGGTGACGACGTCGGTCGCCGAGATCGCGGCGACCTCGCGCGAGCAGCAGGCGACCGCGAACGAAACCGCGGCGACGACGACCGAGATCGGTGCGACGTCGCGCGAGATCTTCGCGACGTCGCGCGATCTGCTGCGTACGATGAACGAAGTGTCGGGGGTGGCCGAGCAGTCGGCGACGCTCGCGGGCGTCGGCCAGAGCGGCCTCACGCGGATGGGCGAGACGATGCGCAGCGTGATGGACGCGGCGGGCTCGGTGAACGCGAAGCTCGCGATCCTCAACGAGAAGGCGATCAACATCAATCAGGTTGTCGCGACGATCACGAAGGTCGCCGACCAGACCAACCTGCTGTCGCTGAACGCGGCGATCGAGGCGGAGAAGGCGGGCGAATACGGGCGCGGCTTCGCGGTCGTCGCGACCGAGATCCGCCGCCTCGCCGATCAGACGGCCGTCGCGACGTACGACATCGAGCAGACGGTGAAGGAGATCCAGTCGGCGGTGTCGGCGGGCGTGATGGGAATGGACAAGTTCTCGGAGGAGGTGCGCCGCGGGATGCGCGATGTCCAGCAAGTGGGCGGGCAGTTGTCGCAGATCATCGCCGAAGTGCAGACGCTCGCGCCGCGCTTCCAGATGGTCAACGAAGGGATGCAGACGCAGGCGAGCGGCGCCGAGCAGATCACGCAGGCGCTCGCGCAACTGTCCGAGGCCGCGCAGCAGACAGCGGAATCGCTGCGGCAGTCGTCGCAGGCGATCGACGACCTGACGCTCGTCGCGAACCAGTTGCGCACCGGCGTGTCGCGCTTCAAGGTCGACGCATGA
- the cheB gene encoding chemotaxis response regulator protein-glutamate methylesterase produces the protein MNIGIVNDLPLAVEALRRAIALRPEHRVLWVATDGAQAVDFCVAQSPDLVLMDLVMPRIDGVSATRSIMARSPCAILIVTANVGANASYVYEAMGAGALDAVDTPTLEQGGSADPSQPLLVKIDQIGRLLATRSPVAAPAAAAPAPQGALPPLVAIGASAGGPTALTALLRRLPGDFPAAIVIVQHVDQAFAIGMAQWLDGYSQLPVRIARQGSVPQAGEVLLAATNDHLHLTSRGLLAYTRRPEETPYRPSVDVFFHSVVDHWKGEAIGVLLTGMGRDGALGLKAMRTKGHYTIAQDEATSAVYGMPKAAAAIGAASAVLPLERIADQLISLVQRNKQRWR, from the coding sequence ATGAACATCGGCATCGTCAACGACTTGCCGCTCGCCGTCGAGGCGCTGCGCCGCGCGATCGCGCTGCGGCCCGAGCACCGCGTGCTGTGGGTCGCGACGGACGGCGCGCAGGCCGTCGATTTCTGCGTCGCGCAGTCGCCGGACCTCGTCCTGATGGACCTCGTGATGCCGCGGATCGACGGCGTGTCGGCGACGCGCAGCATCATGGCGCGCTCGCCGTGCGCGATCCTGATCGTCACCGCGAACGTCGGCGCGAACGCGTCGTACGTCTACGAGGCGATGGGCGCGGGCGCGCTCGACGCGGTCGACACGCCGACGCTCGAGCAGGGCGGCAGCGCCGATCCGTCGCAGCCGCTGCTCGTGAAGATCGACCAGATCGGCCGGCTGCTCGCGACGCGCTCGCCCGTGGCCGCGCCCGCCGCCGCCGCGCCCGCGCCGCAGGGCGCGCTGCCGCCGCTCGTCGCGATCGGCGCGTCGGCGGGCGGGCCGACTGCGTTGACCGCGCTGCTGCGGCGGCTGCCGGGCGATTTTCCGGCGGCGATCGTGATCGTCCAGCATGTCGACCAGGCGTTCGCGATCGGCATGGCGCAGTGGCTCGACGGCTACTCGCAGTTGCCGGTGCGCATCGCGCGGCAGGGCAGCGTGCCGCAGGCGGGCGAGGTGCTGCTCGCGGCGACGAACGACCACCTGCACCTGACGTCGCGCGGATTGCTCGCGTATACGCGGCGTCCGGAAGAGACGCCTTACCGGCCATCGGTCGACGTGTTCTTTCACAGCGTCGTCGATCACTGGAAGGGCGAGGCGATCGGCGTGCTGCTGACGGGCATGGGACGCGACGGCGCGCTCGGTCTGAAGGCGATGCGCACGAAGGGGCATTACACGATCGCGCAGGACGAAGCGACGAGCGCGGTGTACGGAATGCCGAAGGCGGCCGCCGCGATCGGCGCGGCGAGCGCGGTGCTGCCGCTCGAGCGGATCGCCGATCAACTGATCTCGCTCGTTCAGCGCAACAAGCAGCGCTGGCGCTGA
- a CDS encoding haloacid dehalogenase type II — translation MQALGVKALVFDVFGTVVDWRSGVIRDATPFLAKYGGAGADPAAFADAWRARYSPAMEHVRSGRRPFTRLDVLHRENLEAILPAFGIDRAGVADADLDALNLAWHRLDPWPDSVAGLARLKARYIIAPLSNGNVILMIDMAKRAGLPWDAILGAEVAQAYKPTPEAYLRTADILALRPDEVCLVAAHNGDLAAARRCGYRTAFVARPREHGPAQTADLRAEQDWDVVAADFVELAERFGA, via the coding sequence ATGCAGGCGCTTGGCGTGAAGGCATTGGTATTCGACGTGTTCGGCACCGTGGTCGACTGGCGTTCCGGCGTCATTCGCGACGCGACGCCGTTTCTTGCGAAGTACGGCGGCGCGGGAGCCGATCCGGCCGCTTTCGCGGATGCGTGGCGCGCGCGCTATTCGCCCGCGATGGAGCACGTGCGCAGCGGCCGCCGGCCGTTCACGCGGCTCGACGTGCTGCATCGGGAGAATCTCGAAGCGATCCTGCCCGCGTTCGGCATCGATCGCGCGGGCGTGGCCGACGCCGATCTCGACGCACTGAATCTCGCGTGGCACCGGCTCGATCCGTGGCCCGATTCGGTCGCGGGGCTCGCGCGGCTGAAGGCGCGCTACATCATCGCGCCGCTGTCGAACGGCAACGTGATCCTGATGATCGACATGGCGAAGCGCGCGGGATTGCCGTGGGACGCGATCCTCGGCGCCGAAGTGGCGCAGGCGTACAAGCCGACGCCCGAGGCGTACCTGCGCACGGCCGACATCCTCGCGCTGCGTCCCGACGAGGTGTGCCTCGTCGCCGCGCACAACGGCGACCTTGCGGCCGCGCGGCGCTGCGGCTATCGGACCGCGTTCGTCGCGCGCCCGCGCGAGCACGGTCCCGCGCAGACGGCAGATCTGCGCGCGGAGCAGGATTGGGACGTCGTCGCGGCGGATTTCGTCGAGCTCGCGGAGCGCTTCGGCGCGTGA
- a CDS encoding chemotaxis protein CheW, translated as MLFLLFHLDGERYALDAAEIAEVLPLAATKTIPGAPAWAAGILMHRGEPVPVIDVPRLALGRPAQPLRSTRLVLVRYRPPAYAEQAFAPPRARLLGLIVERATQTARIARAAFRDSGFATPHARWLGPIASDADGVVQWVAVQHIVDGDARALLFDYAASLDAHGAPAGGGQ; from the coding sequence ATGCTGTTCCTGCTGTTCCACCTCGACGGCGAGCGCTACGCGCTCGATGCGGCGGAGATCGCCGAAGTGCTGCCGCTCGCCGCGACGAAGACGATTCCCGGCGCGCCCGCATGGGCGGCCGGGATCCTGATGCATCGAGGCGAGCCGGTGCCGGTGATCGACGTGCCGCGGCTCGCGCTCGGGCGCCCCGCGCAGCCGCTGCGCTCGACGCGGCTCGTGCTCGTGCGCTACCGGCCGCCCGCGTACGCCGAGCAGGCGTTCGCGCCGCCGCGCGCGCGCCTGCTCGGGCTCATCGTCGAACGCGCGACGCAGACCGCGCGGATTGCGCGCGCCGCGTTTCGCGACAGCGGATTCGCGACGCCGCACGCGCGCTGGCTCGGACCGATCGCGAGCGATGCTGACGGCGTCGTGCAGTGGGTCGCGGTCCAGCATATCGTCGACGGCGACGCGCGCGCGTTGCTGTTCGACTACGCAGCGTCGCTCGATGCGCACGGCGCGCCGGCGGGAGGCGGGCAATGA
- a CDS encoding hybrid sensor histidine kinase/response regulator, with amino-acid sequence MSADDDLGRASLLELFREETHTQTQALSERLLALDRGAQDAATLEACMRAAHSLKGAARIVGVPQGVDIAGRMEDCFVAAQHGRQPLTPCHVDALLTGVDLLVRVGDPQTAASVAPHEIDAFAAALAAAEAGASAASADADAGDARDARDARDARDARDARQTGDAHDAHDATAADMPRDALPHDAPRPSSRAQDADRASSQVRRVRADTLNRLLSLSGESLVESRWLKPFAESMLRVKRAQRDAARSLDSAFEVLADDADPRVRAALNEVRQMFTDLQRTFAARLDELDRFERRSSHIAEQLYDEALQCRMRPFGDATRAYPRVVRDLARSLGKRVRFSIVGEATQVDRDILDMLDAPLGHLLRNAIDHGVEPPDARLARGKPAEATITLEARHSAGSLLVSVSDDGPGADLAAVRAAIVRHNLTDEDTAARLSDPELLEFLLLPGFSMREQVTDVSGRGVGLDAVQEMVKSVRGAVRIFNEPGLGMRFVLQLPLTLSVIRSLIVDVGGEPYAFPLVQVRRTLELDRADLDVLEGQPHFPLDDRRVGLVTAHQLFDASELDESRPTTAVVVVGGEPETYGVAVDRFLGERMLVVQPLDGRLNKIQNIAAGALLENGDPVLIVDVEDLIRSIDKLIRGGQLATVRRGDQDALARRAKRVLVVDDSLTVRELERKLLEKRGYDVTIAIDGMDGWNAIRGDSFDLVVTDIDMPRMDGIELVTLIKGDPLLKAVPVMIVSYKDRDEDRRRGLEAGADYYLAKGGFHDEALLDAVQDLIGDA; translated from the coding sequence ATGAGCGCCGACGACGATCTCGGCCGCGCGTCTCTGCTCGAGCTGTTCCGCGAGGAGACGCACACGCAGACGCAGGCGCTGTCCGAGCGGCTGCTCGCGCTCGATCGCGGCGCACAGGACGCGGCGACGCTCGAGGCGTGCATGCGCGCCGCGCATTCGCTCAAGGGCGCGGCGCGGATCGTCGGCGTGCCGCAGGGCGTCGACATCGCGGGGCGGATGGAGGATTGCTTCGTCGCCGCGCAGCACGGCCGGCAGCCGCTGACGCCGTGCCACGTCGACGCGCTGCTGACGGGCGTCGATCTGCTCGTGCGCGTCGGCGATCCGCAGACGGCGGCGTCGGTCGCGCCGCACGAGATCGACGCGTTCGCGGCGGCGCTCGCGGCGGCGGAGGCGGGGGCGAGCGCAGCGAGCGCGGACGCGGACGCCGGCGACGCACGCGACGCACGCGACGCACGCGACGCGCGTGATGCGCGTGATGCGCGGCAAACTGGCGATGCGCACGATGCGCACGATGCGACTGCGGCCGACATGCCGCGCGACGCCCTGCCCCACGACGCCCCCCGGCCGTCCTCCCGCGCGCAGGACGCGGACCGCGCGTCGAGCCAGGTGCGCCGCGTGCGCGCCGACACGCTGAACCGGTTGTTGAGCCTGTCCGGCGAGTCGCTCGTCGAGTCGCGCTGGCTGAAGCCGTTCGCCGAATCGATGCTGCGCGTGAAGCGCGCGCAGCGCGATGCGGCGCGCTCGCTCGATTCGGCCTTCGAAGTGCTCGCCGACGATGCGGACCCGCGCGTGCGCGCCGCGCTCAACGAGGTGCGGCAGATGTTCACCGACTTGCAGCGCACGTTCGCGGCGCGGCTCGACGAGCTCGACCGCTTCGAGCGCCGCAGCTCGCACATCGCCGAGCAGTTGTACGACGAGGCGCTGCAATGCCGGATGCGTCCGTTCGGCGACGCGACGCGCGCGTACCCGCGCGTCGTGCGCGATCTCGCACGCTCGCTCGGCAAACGTGTGCGCTTCTCGATCGTCGGCGAGGCGACGCAGGTCGACCGCGACATCCTCGACATGCTCGACGCGCCGCTCGGCCACCTGCTGCGCAACGCGATCGACCACGGCGTCGAGCCGCCCGATGCGCGGCTCGCGCGCGGCAAGCCGGCTGAAGCGACCATCACGCTCGAGGCGCGGCACAGCGCCGGGTCGCTCCTCGTCAGCGTGAGCGACGACGGCCCCGGCGCCGATCTGGCCGCGGTGCGCGCGGCGATCGTCCGCCACAACCTGACCGACGAGGACACGGCCGCGCGCCTGTCCGACCCGGAGCTGCTCGAATTCCTGCTGCTGCCGGGCTTCTCGATGCGCGAGCAGGTGACCGACGTGTCGGGCCGCGGCGTCGGCCTCGACGCGGTGCAGGAGATGGTGAAATCGGTGCGCGGCGCGGTGCGGATCTTCAACGAGCCGGGCCTCGGCATGCGCTTCGTGCTGCAGTTGCCGCTCACGCTGTCGGTGATCCGCAGCCTGATCGTCGACGTCGGCGGCGAGCCGTACGCGTTCCCGCTCGTGCAGGTGCGCCGCACGCTCGAGCTCGACCGCGCGGACCTCGACGTGCTCGAGGGCCAGCCGCATTTTCCGCTCGACGATCGCCGCGTCGGCCTCGTCACCGCGCATCAGTTGTTCGATGCGAGCGAGCTCGACGAGAGCCGGCCGACGACGGCCGTCGTCGTCGTCGGAGGCGAGCCGGAGACTTACGGCGTCGCGGTCGACCGTTTCCTCGGCGAGCGGATGCTCGTCGTGCAACCGTTAGACGGACGCCTCAACAAAATTCAGAACATTGCGGCGGGCGCTTTGCTGGAAAATGGCGATCCGGTGCTGATCGTCGACGTCGAGGATCTGATCCGCTCGATCGACAAGCTGATTCGCGGCGGCCAGCTCGCGACGGTGCGCCGCGGCGATCAGGATGCGCTCGCGCGGCGCGCGAAGCGCGTGCTCGTCGTCGACGATTCGCTGACCGTGCGCGAGCTCGAGCGCAAGCTGCTCGAGAAGCGCGGCTACGACGTGACGATCGCGATCGACGGCATGGACGGCTGGAACGCGATTCGCGGCGACAGCTTCGATCTCGTCGTCACCGACATCGACATGCCGCGGATGGACGGCATCGAGCTCGTCACGCTGATCAAGGGCGATCCGCTGCTCAAAGCGGTGCCGGTGATGATCGTGTCGTACAAGGATCGCGACGAGGACCGGCGGCGCGGGCTCGAAGCGGGCGCCGACTATTACCTGGCGAAGGGCGGCTTCCACGACGAGGCGTTGCTCGATGCCGTGCAAGACCTGATTGGGGACGCGTAA
- a CDS encoding chemotaxis protein CheW has translation MERDVVERPKIAFDIDACWNRIGTRGDRSCERLDTCRRCLNCPVYERHAALLLDRPLTDADLAEAARLAAERAPRSNAAPAARDGDGEAESGHSALAFRVADEWLALPVRALREITDTRSIHPLPHRRNRAVLGIVNVRGMLRVAVSLAELLSLDARADRAASRTSFTRMLVVAHRGDPVVFPVDAVEGVLRFTPADWMPVPATVARAGAVHSRGVFAWRGKTIGLLDEDRLFDSLTRSLR, from the coding sequence ATGGAACGCGACGTCGTTGAGCGACCGAAGATCGCATTCGACATCGATGCCTGCTGGAATCGCATCGGCACGCGCGGCGACCGCTCGTGCGAGCGGCTCGATACCTGTCGACGCTGCCTGAACTGCCCGGTGTACGAGCGGCACGCGGCGCTGCTGCTCGACCGGCCGCTGACCGACGCGGATCTCGCCGAGGCGGCGCGTCTTGCCGCCGAGCGCGCGCCGCGCTCGAACGCGGCGCCGGCGGCGCGCGACGGCGACGGCGAAGCCGAGTCCGGTCATTCGGCGCTCGCGTTTCGCGTCGCCGACGAATGGCTCGCGCTGCCGGTTCGCGCACTGCGCGAGATCACCGATACGCGCTCGATCCATCCGCTGCCGCATCGGCGCAACCGCGCGGTGCTCGGCATCGTCAACGTGCGCGGGATGCTGCGCGTCGCGGTGTCGCTCGCCGAGCTGCTGAGCCTCGATGCGCGCGCCGATCGCGCCGCGTCGCGCACGAGCTTCACGCGGATGCTCGTCGTCGCGCATCGCGGCGATCCGGTCGTGTTTCCGGTCGACGCAGTCGAAGGCGTGCTGCGCTTCACGCCCGCCGACTGGATGCCGGTGCCGGCCACCGTCGCGCGCGCGGGCGCCGTGCATTCGCGCGGCGTGTTCGCGTGGCGCGGCAAGACGATCGGCCTGCTCGACGAGGACCGCCTGTTCGATTCGCTGACGCGGAGCCTGCGATGA